From the Chrysiogenia bacterium genome, one window contains:
- a CDS encoding sigma 54-interacting transcriptional regulator, with protein MPTQKTLGELRASEYQALPIREEMRRNLIRKLRAGERLFPGVYGYDETVVPQLVNAILAGHNILLLGERGQAKTRIIRSLTSLLDEWIPVIEGSEVNDSPFDPISSDGKDRLAKDADKLPIAWVSREERYAEKLATPDVSTADLIGEIDPIRVAEGRYLADERTIHFGLIPRTNRGIFAINELPDLPEKVQVALFNVLEERDVQIKGYKVRLPLDVVVVATANPEDYTNRGRIITPLKDRYDALIRTHYPRERALEEQVIEGERHDLAVPGMAQKVPGFMRKIVAELTGQARRSPAIDQRSGVSVRVSIANYESMLANAERRAILCDESEIVPRISDLRALIASTMGKVELEYTGEETSEAEIIGELIQKAVHTVFNETFKPQELTEVVTAFNEGWGVEVSDEMPSAEYMQGVDQIKGLRAAVAKLLGKDDSPGLVACAIEFILEGLHLSNKLNKELKDGSVVYR; from the coding sequence ATGCCCACGCAGAAGACCCTCGGCGAGCTCAGGGCCTCCGAGTATCAGGCCCTCCCCATTCGCGAGGAGATGCGCCGCAACCTGATCCGCAAGCTCCGCGCCGGCGAGCGCCTGTTCCCCGGCGTCTATGGCTACGACGAGACCGTCGTGCCCCAGCTCGTCAACGCGATCCTGGCCGGGCACAACATCCTGCTGCTGGGCGAGCGCGGGCAGGCCAAGACACGCATCATCCGCTCGCTCACCTCGCTGCTCGACGAATGGATTCCCGTCATCGAGGGAAGCGAAGTAAACGACTCGCCCTTCGATCCCATCTCCAGCGACGGCAAGGACCGCCTGGCAAAGGATGCCGACAAGCTGCCCATCGCCTGGGTCAGTCGCGAGGAACGCTACGCCGAAAAGCTCGCCACGCCGGACGTGAGCACCGCGGACCTCATCGGCGAGATCGATCCCATCCGCGTTGCAGAGGGTCGCTACCTCGCCGACGAGCGAACCATTCACTTTGGCCTGATTCCGCGCACCAACCGCGGCATCTTCGCGATCAACGAGCTCCCCGACCTGCCCGAAAAAGTACAGGTCGCCCTGTTCAACGTGCTCGAAGAACGCGACGTGCAGATCAAGGGCTACAAGGTTCGCCTGCCGCTGGACGTGGTGGTCGTCGCCACGGCCAACCCCGAGGACTACACCAACCGCGGCCGCATCATCACGCCGCTCAAAGATCGCTACGACGCGCTCATCCGCACCCACTATCCGCGTGAGCGCGCACTCGAAGAACAGGTGATCGAGGGCGAGCGCCACGATCTGGCCGTGCCGGGCATGGCCCAGAAGGTGCCCGGATTCATGCGCAAGATCGTCGCCGAGCTCACCGGGCAGGCGCGGCGCAGCCCTGCCATCGACCAGCGCTCGGGCGTTTCGGTGCGCGTCTCCATCGCCAACTACGAATCCATGCTGGCCAATGCCGAGCGCCGCGCGATTCTCTGCGACGAATCCGAAATCGTGCCGCGCATCTCCGATCTGCGCGCGCTCATCGCCTCCACCATGGGCAAGGTGGAACTCGAATACACCGGCGAGGAAACCAGCGAGGCCGAGATCATCGGCGAGCTGATTCAGAAGGCGGTGCACACCGTCTTCAACGAGACCTTCAAGCCCCAGGAGCTGACCGAGGTGGTCACCGCCTTCAACGAGGGCTGGGGCGTGGAAGTCTCCGACGAGATGCCCTCGGCCGAGTACATGCAGGGCGTCGATCAGATCAAGGGCCTGCGCGCCGCGGTGGCCAAGCTG